One Hordeum vulgare subsp. vulgare chromosome 4H, MorexV3_pseudomolecules_assembly, whole genome shotgun sequence DNA window includes the following coding sequences:
- the LOC123450897 gene encoding acyl transferase 15-like translates to MSSVVISKSPSVVVRPWKPVPAAGSEIQLSAYDKIFADTLTGLFVFEHAIDEPAETIRRGLSQALVHYYPMCGRLAVGATSGEAVIKCTGEGVSFVAASANCALKDVPDLCDSSLQEELALLYRWPSLGLSHSEPLMLMQVTVFACGGFIVGLTWNHLLCDGSGVVQFIQAVGELARGLPSPSVVPVRTADSLMVDLPAFPTNFMRFKATLQPSPRAYLNVTVPCSLINHIRHRYSSSMSNGRPCSVFEAVAAVLWRCRTRAIMSDSETFVALYFMADARKYASAKEGFYGNCVTIHLVTATSGMVANGDIVDLVKMIRRAKHRTPGQSDMDELQRRLQGYNLLGLSSWRNFGVGFDFGAGAPARLMSYKQERIGLPFCATCVRCKLTDEHNFVMARCVREEHADAFLQEISNVQMISTWSSLPSRF, encoded by the coding sequence ATGAGCAGCGTGGTGATCAGCAAGTCCCCGTCGGTGGTGGTCCGGCCATGGAAGCCGGTCCCGGCGGCCGGCAGCGAGATCCAGCTCTCGGCATATGACAAAATATTCGCTGATACCCTCACAGGCTTGTTTGTGTTCGAGCatgccatcgacgagcctgccgaGACCATACGAAGAGGGCTCTCGCAAGCACTCGTCCACTACTACCCTATGTGCGGCCGCCTTGCCGTCGGGGCCACCTCCGGCGAGGCCGTCATCAAATGCACCGGGGAGGGGGTGTCATTCGTTGCGGCGTCTGCCAACTGCGCCCTCAAGGACGTCCCGGATCTGTGCGACTCATCGCTGCAGGAAGAGCTCGCCCTCCTCTACCGGTGGCCATCGCTGGGCTTGAGCCACTCGGAGCCATTGATGCTGATGCAGGTGACCGTCTTCGCTTGCGGGGGGTTTATCGTGGGGCTAACATGGAACCACCTCCTCTGCGATGGCAGTGGCGTCGTGCAGTTTATCCAGGCGGTCGGCGAGCTTGCCCGCGGGCTGCCATCACCGTCCGTTGTCCCGGTCAGAACGGCGGACTCGCTCATGGTGGATCTGCCGGCATTTCCCACAAACTTTATGCGGTTTAAGGCTACCCTCCAGCCATCCCCGAGGGCCTACCTCAACGTCACTGTACCATGTAGCCTAATCAACCACATCAGGCACAGGTACTCCTCCTCCATGAGTAATGGGCGTCCATGCTCGGTGTTCGAGGCCGTGGCCGCCGTGCTATGGCGGTGCCGGACCCGTGCAATCATGTCCGATTCGGAGACCTTCGTCGCGCTCTATTTCATGGCTGATGCACGCAAGTACGCATCGGCCAAGGAGGGCTTCTACGGCAACTGCGTCACCATACACCTGGTCACGGCGACGAGCGGCATGGTGGCAAACGGAGACATCGTCGACCTAGTGAAGATGATCCGGCGCGCCAAGCATCGGACGCCGGGCCAGTCGGACATGGACGAGCTACAGCGGCGACTGCAGGGATATAATCTTCTTGGACTGTCAAGCTGGCGAAACTTCGGAGTAGGATTTGATTTTGGCGCAGGGGCCCCGGCAAGGTTGATGAGCTACAAGCAAGAGAGGATTGGCCTGCCCTTCTGCGCCACATGCGTGCGGTGCAAGCTTACGGACGAGCACAACTTCGTCATGGCTAGATGCGTGAGGGAGGAGCACGCCGACGCCTTCCTCCAAGAAATATCCAACGTTCAAATGATTTCCACTTGGTCCTCTCTTCCATCCAGGTTTTGA
- the LOC123450898 gene encoding protein TIFY 6a-like gives MTLTARKAATGRSAETATASGRPVPRAPGPTRHWFAFVRSSLRARGREYPPPPPGLLLRGGAPAAATHRGQLQPIPAPFMSFRPPTADDASTPMAAPHHQGQLRFHGHGGSSPFHQPPPGRNPNAADSGASTTHQRFTANSAAYRSAVGIYAPRRIWNPKSTLMTMFYNGAVNVFDVPMDKAQEIMVLASRASVSNLPRPTQIQKSDSQVPTNTTRFAMPDPRNTFANHVSVISNPTASASQTPTLSRTTPGYQTYTPAPTTHSGVPPSVVPPVRIRASSAQPMQQASSVAVAEPIRPIAVRQSRKASLARFLEKRKDRVSSVMPYQLSKSQQGESSGSLGSASTPSRLSSADDATLSNNCQESMSMDTYNGTSLAMSRRVVIELE, from the exons ATGACATTGACGGCGAGGAAGGCGGCGACGGGGAGGAGCGCGGAgacggcgacggcgtcggggag GCCGGTCCCGCGCGCTCCTGGACCCACGCGTCACTGGTTCGCCTTCGTCAGGTCCTCGCTCCGCGCGCGTGGAAGAG AatacccgccgccgccgccggggctGCTGCTGCGAGGAGGAGCACCTGCGGCCGCGACGCACCGGGGGCAGTTGCAGCCCATTCCGGCGCCCTTCATGTCCTTCAGGCCGCCCACCGCTGACGACGCCAGCACGCCCATGGCAGCGCCTCATCATCAG GGGCAGCTCCGGTTCCACGGCCACGGCGGATCCAGCCCGTTTCACCAGCCGCCGCCGGGGAGAAACCCAAACGCCGCGGATAGCGGCGCGTCCACGACTCACCAGCGTTTCACCGCCAACAGTGCCGCCTACAGGTCTGCGGTTGGCATCTACGCCCCAAG GCGCATATGGAATCCAAagtcaacactgatgactatgttctaCAACGGCGCCGTCAACGTCTTCGACGTCCCGATGGACAag GCCCAAGAGATTATGGTTTTAGCAAGCAGGGCATCTGTTTCAAACCTACCAAGACCCACTCAAATCCAGAAATCTGATTCCCAGGTCCCTACCAATACCACCAGATTTGCCATGCCTGACCCGAGGAACACCTTTGCAAATCATGTGTCAGTCATTTCAAATCCAACCGCCTCCGCGTCACAAACTCCGACGCTCTCCAGGACAACGCCAGGCTACCAAACTTACACTCCAGCTCCGACGACACATTCAGGCGTACCACCATCAGTTGTTCCTCCGGTACGAATTCGCGCATCCTCAGCGCAACCGATGCAACAAGCATCTTCAGTTGCCGTCGCAGAACCTATTAGGCCAATAG CTGTCCGTCAATCTCGGAAAGCGTCTCTCGCCCGGTTCTTGGAGAAGCGAAAAGACAG AGTTTCAAGTGTCATGCCGTACCAGTTGTCGAAGAGCCAGCAGGGAGAGAGCAGTGGCAGCTTGGGCAGTGCGAGCACTCCAAGCAGGTTATCTAGCGCAGACGATGCCACACTGAGCAACAACTGCCAGGAGTCTATGAGCATGGACACGTACAATGGCACTAGCTTAGCAATGTCCCGTAGGGTGGTCATTGAGTTGGAATGA